TGAGGAGTCGATGGCCGTCAACGGTAATGGGCGGCATTTATGTCGCCTTTTACCCCTCTTCAATCAATCGATTTAAGCTATTTCCTGCTGTATTTCATAATCGACTGGTGACAAATAATCATTAGCCGAATGAAGTCGCTCCCGATTATAAAATACCTCAATATATTCAAATATTGCCTGCTTTGCTTCTACTCTGGTTTTGAATCGACAATGGTGCGTCAATTCAGTTTTCAAACTATGAAAGAAGCTCTCTGATACAGCATTGTCCCAGCAATTTCCTTTGCGGCTCATAGACTGAATTATGTTATGATCCGACAATATTTTTCTATGACTATCAGAGGCATATTGGCTACCTCGGTCAGTATGCCAAAGCAATCCATCCATTGGTTTACGCTTCCATATGGCCATCAGTAAAGCATCATTGACTAGCTTGGCTTTCATTCGCTCATCCATCGACCAGCCAACAATTTGCCTAGAGAATAAGTCAATGACAACCGCTAAATATAACCAGCCTTCCTTGGTGGCAATATAGGTAATATCACCCACATAGTAGCGATCAGGTTGAGAGACAGTAAACTCTCTTTCCAGTAAATTTGGAGATATACGCTTATTATGCTTGGAATTAGTCGTCGCTTTAAAGCGTCTCTTCGTTTTACAAAACAAACCGGCTTTTTTCATTAATCGACCAATTCTCCGGCGGCTTATATGAACGCCTTTTTCAGCCAGTTTTCTTTTAAGACGACGGGTTCCATAAGTCTTGCGACTGTCTTCAAACAGTTTTTTAGCTGCTCAGTAAGCGCTTCATTTTCTTTCTCTCTATCCGTTTTAGGAGAGCTAACCCAATCATAATAGCAACTACGGAAACATCCATAAAACGGCACAGAATCGTTACCGGGTAATCTTTAGCCTGATCAGTTATCCATGCGTACTTCACAAAGTTTCCCTTGCAAAGTACGCTGTGGCCTTTTTAATAAATCACGCTCCTGAATGTCACACTTTTTATCTTTTAGTTATTTTAAAAGTAAGCCACATTAGTTTAAAGAAACAAGGAATTTCATTCTGGGATTTTATTAATGACCGGATCAGCAAGAGAAATTTGATCCCATATCTGCCTGAGTTGCTGAAAGGTAAAGTTTGTGCTGTTTAAATGCACAGACTTATTGAGAAGTTACTAACGACCATGGTCAAACAATGGCAGCAGGTTTCACAAAAAGCCATTGAATTAGATTGGGAGCCTGAATTATTTTTAGCCCATTTATGTGAATTAGAAACCAGTTACCGGCATGACAACAAATTAAAGCGCTTATTAAGAGAAAGCAAACTACCCATTGGTAAACAGTTATCACAGTATGACTTTAATGAAATAACCGGTGTGACAGCCCAACAGCTCAAACAAAAAATCACTCAGTTAGACTGGCTCAGGCAAGGACATAATCTGCTTTTATTTGGTGCCAGTGGTCTGGGGAAAACGCATTTAGCCGCCGCTATTGGTTACGCACTCATCGAGCAATCAGTGCGGGTTAAATTCATGAGCAGCACTTCATTGGTGCAAATGCTTCAAAAGGCAAAAGAAGCGTTATCTCTGGAATTTGAACTGAAAAAGCTGGATAAATATGAGTTACTTATTCTTGATGATATTGGCTATGTCAAAAAAACCAATAGTGAAAGCCAGGTACTATTTGAATTAATTGCGCACCGATATGAACGCAATAGCTTGCTCATTACCTCAAACCAGGCTTTCAGTGAATGGGATAGTATCTTCACTGACAATATGATGACAGTGGCTGCCATTGACCGACTCATTCATCATGCGTCTATTTATCAAATTGAAGGCGACAGTTATCGTAGAAAACAAGCGATGA
This genomic window from sulfur-oxidizing endosymbiont of Gigantopelta aegis contains:
- the istB gene encoding IS21-like element helper ATPase IstB; the encoded protein is MHRLIEKLLTTMVKQWQQVSQKAIELDWEPELFLAHLCELETSYRHDNKLKRLLRESKLPIGKQLSQYDFNEITGVTAQQLKQKITQLDWLRQGHNLLLFGASGLGKTHLAAAIGYALIEQSVRVKFMSSTSLVQMLQKAKEALSLEFELKKLDKYELLILDDIGYVKKTNSESQVLFELIAHRYERNSLLITSNQAFSEWDSIFTDNMMTVAAIDRLIHHASIYQIEGDSYRRKQAMKGLD